The stretch of DNA ACCTCGGCCCGGGCGGCGCGGGAGCAGCCCGAGATCACGGCCTTCATGAACGCCGTGCCCAAGACGGTGGTGACGGGAGGCGGCCCGGTCACCCCCTGGGAGGGCGCCCGCGTCGTCGACGGCCGGCACTTGAGCGCGGAGGTCGACCGGCTCCGGACCGAGGCCGACGGCGACGTCGCGGTCTTCGGAAGCTCCGCGCTGACCGTGGCGCTGCTGGAGCAGGGGCTACTGGACGAACTGCGGATCCTGCTGCATCCGGTGCTGCTGGGCGGCGGCCGGAGCCTGTACGCCGGCCTGAAGGAGCACATCGGCCTGGAGGCCGGGGCGGTG from Nocardiopsis composta encodes:
- a CDS encoding dihydrofolate reductase family protein → MSHAPPPPDRRRQVFAFLSCSLDGYHEGPGGELGWGLYDEEFFDWNLRQAREVGALLLGRRTYEHFAEAWTSARAAREQPEITAFMNAVPKTVVTGGGPVTPWEGARVVDGRHLSAEVDRLRTEADGDVAVFGSSALTVALLEQGLLDELRILLHPVLLGGGRSLYAGLKEHIGLEAGAVTAFRSGNVLLKYRPPGRAENPR